From Glycine max cultivar Williams 82 chromosome 11, Glycine_max_v4.0, whole genome shotgun sequence, the proteins below share one genomic window:
- the LOC100785263 gene encoding BTB/POZ domain-containing protein At5g60050 translates to MGGDSALKSGQVSAMIKQGFIPAPNLSFSPSRTFSPPPSSTRPSQTQSHPHTQTLFNMMSEEHKFSDEKRRNTHDRVSRLLDEPALRSASGDVRLTVVGRDGFRVSMEVRKTVLADKSRFFADKLRCCGGGLSHSVEISDCDDVEVYVEAVVLMHCDDLKPRLRSMAEGVPKILSLLKVSSAIMFDLGVVSCLEYLESIPWTEDEQEEVISQLEHLQIDDSATEVLLRVSSDPSTADRADDIFLNLLSGVLQAKDDKARREMKALLSRLLKENVSNDSSRLDVSKDTLYHLCHKCISSLLLCLSEATSSDEKLDRGAIISDITREADNIQWIVDILIGKKMSDEFVKIWAEQKELATLHSKISTVYRHEISRITAQLCIGIGRGHILVPKEIRFSLLSTWLEALYEDFGWMRRASRAVDRKLIEDGLSQTILTLPLLQQQSVLLNWFDRFLNKGDDCPNIQKAFEIWWRRAFIKQYSAEPENSQLQITLSDYPS, encoded by the exons ATGGGTGGAGACAGTGCTCTGAAATCCGGACAAGTATCAGCGATGATAAAGCAGGGTTTCATACCCGCCCCTAACCTCTCTTTCTCACCTTCCAGAACCTTCTCTCCTCCTCCTTCCTCAACTCGCCCGAGTCAGACTCAGTCCCACCCTCACACTCAGACTCTCTTCAACATGATGTCGGAGGAGCACAAATTCTCCGACGAGAAGCGCCGAAATACGCATGATCGGGTCTCCAGGCTCCTCGACGAGCCCGCCCTGCGCTCCGCCAGCGGCGACGTCAGGCTCACGGTGGTCGGCAGGGACGGCTTCAGGGTCTCCATGGAGGTCCGCAAGACAGTCCTCGCCGACAAGAGCCGCTTCTTCGCCGACAAGCTTCGCTGCTGCGGCGGCGGCCTCTCCCACTCCGTCGAGATCAGCGACTGCGACGACGTCGAAGTCTACGTCGAGGCGGTCGTTTTGATGCACTGCGACGATCTCAAGCCGAGGCTGCGCTCCATGGCTGAAGGAGTTCCCAAGATTTTGAGCTTGCTCAAG GTTTCATCAGCTATCATGTTTGACCTAGGGGTTGTCTCATGCCTGGAATATTTGGAATCTATTCCGTGGACCGAGGATGAACAGGAGGAAGTCATATCTCAGCTAGAACATCTGCAGATTGATGACTCTGCAACTGAAGTTCTTCTTAGAGTATCATCTGATCCATCTACTGCTGATAGAGCTGACGACATCTTCTTGAACCTGCTAAGTGGCGTTCTACAAGCAAAAGATGACAAAGCTCGCAGGGAAATGAAAGCTCTGTTATCTAGATTGCTTAAAGAGAATGTGTCTAACGATAGCAGCAGACTTGATGTTTCCAAAGACACACTTTATCATCTTTGCCACAAGTGCATCAGTTCTCTTCTCCTATGCCTGTCCGAAGCAACCAGCAGCGATGAGAAGCTGGATCGGGGGGCTATAATAAGCGACATAACTCGTGAAGCTGACAATATTCAGTGGATTGTTGACATTTTGATTGGCAAAAAGATGAGTGATGAATTTGTGAAAATATGGGCAGAGCAGAAAGAACTTGCTACACTTCACTCAAAGATTTCAACAGTTTACCGCCATGAGATCAGTAGAATCACAGCACAACTGTGCATTGGCATTGGAAGGGGACACATACTGGTGCCAAAAGAAATTCGATTTTCCTTGTTGTCAACATGGCTAGAAGCTCTATATGAAGATTTTGGATGGATGAGGAGAGCTTCTAGAGCTGTTGACAGGAAATTGATTGAGGATGGACTAAGCCAAACTATATTGACACTTCCTTTACTCCAACAACAATCCGTGTTGCTGAATTGGTTTGATAGATTTCTTAATAAAGGAGATGACTGTCCTAATATTCAGAAGGCATTTGAGATTTGGTGGAGAAGGGCTTTCATCAAACAGTATTCAGCTGAACCTGAAAATTCCCAGTTGCAAATAACTCTCTCTGATTACCCCAGCTGA
- the LOC102663262 gene encoding uncharacterized protein → MQQRSSSSSLRCSGDEHRAINVGAEMQQQQHTKRRRNLDEDSLPIYHRSLTGRRDTFRSRSPATEKGIHAIPALVLLCLFTLWWFSFPVDVEIKDGRITAIRQIHTSVPHNTRIDLTILAVAASSPIPANNPQNLSGEDGTYLQPVSSPN, encoded by the exons ATGCAGCAGAGATCTTCGAGCTCAAGCTTGCGCTGTTCCGGCGACGAGCACAGAGCCATCAACGTCGGTGCAGAGatgcagcagcagcaacacACAAAGCGTAGAAGGAACCTCGACGAAGATTCGCTTCCAATTTACCACCGGAGCCTCACCGGAAGGAGGGACACTTTCCGGTCACGCTCGCCGGCGACGGAGAAAGGCATCCACGCGATCCCTGCGCTTGTTCTGCTGTGCCTCTTTACTCTCTGGTGGTTCTCTTTTCCAG TGGATGTGGAGATTAAAGACGGTAGGATTACGGCGATACGACAGATTCACACATCAGTGCCTCACAATACTCGAATTGATCTTACCATACTCGCAGTTGCTGCGTCATCACCGATTCCTGCAAATAATCCTCAAAACCTGTCAGGCGAGGACGGAACTTACTTGCAACCTGTGAGTTCGCCTAATTGA
- the LOC100811821 gene encoding probable serine/threonine-protein kinase PBL5 isoform X2, whose amino-acid sequence MGWFCCQGKSSKKSVAEEDYRDSLDQKPTNFTATDSVKVDFKVNGNKEDGSKGDQLALDVKSLNLKEEVSQDRKDNGNRAQTFSFNELEAATGNFRVDCFLGEGGFGKVYKGHLERINQVVAIKQLDPNGLQGIREFVVEVLTLSLADHTNLVKLIGFCAEGEQRLLVYEYMPLGSLEDHLLDIRPGRKPLDWNTRMKIAAGAARGLEYLHDKMKPPVIYRDLKCSNILLGEGYHPKLSDFGLAKVGPSGDKTHVSTRVMGTYGYCAPDYAMTGQLTFKSDIYSFGVVLLELITGRKAIDHTKPAKEQNLIAWARPLFRDRRKFSRMVDPLLEGQYPVRGLYQALAIAAMCVQEQPNMRPVIVDVVTALNYLASQKYDPQLHPAQTSRRSPPSQIMKRDDDAHRHILSMEHETDRS is encoded by the exons ATGGGTTGGTTTTGTTGCCAAGGGAAATCAAGCAAAAAATCGGTTGCCGAAGAAGACTACCGCGACAGCCTCGACCAGAAACCCACCAATTTCACCGCgacag ATAGCGTAAAAGTTGATTTCAAAGTGAATGGGAATAAGGAAGATGGTTCTAAAGGTGATCAACTTGCTCTGGACGTGAAgagtttaaatttgaaagagGAGGTTTCTCAGGATAGAAAAGATAATGGCAATCGGGCACAGACATTCAGTTTTAATGAACTTGAAGCTGCGACCGGAAATTTTAGGGTGGATTGCTTTTTGGGTGAAGGAGGCTTTGGCAAGGTTTACAAGGGACACTTGGAGAGAATTAACCAG GTTGTAGCTATAAAGCAACTTGACCCTAACGGACTTCAAGGGATTCGTGAATTTGTTGTTGAAGTGTTGACATTGAGTTTGGCAGACCACACTAATCTTGTGAAGTTGATTGGATTTTGTGCTGAGGGAGAGCAGAGGCTATTAGTTTATGAGTACATGCCATTAGGATCTTTGGAGGACCATTTGCTTG ATATTCGACCAGGTAGAAAACCACTTGATTGGAACACAAGAATGAAAATAGCAGCTGGCGCAGCTAGGGGTTTGGAGTATCTGCATGATAAAATGAAGCCTCCTGTAATATATCGTGACTTGAAATGTTCTAACATTTTGTTAGGAGAGGGATATCATCCTAAATTGTCCGATTTTGGCTTGGCAAAAGTAGGCCCAAGTGGTGATAAGACCCATGTTTCAACTAGGGTTATGGGCACATATGGGTATTGTGCCCCAGATTATGCAATGACAGGTCAGTTGACATTCAAGTCAGATATTTACAGCTTCGGGGTTGTTCTTTTGGAGCTTATTACAGGCCGGAAAGCCATTGACCATACAAAACCTGCCAAAGAACAAAATCTAATTGCATGG GCAAGACCCTTGTTCAGGGACAGGAGGAAATTTTCACGAATGGTTGACCCATTACTTGAAGGTCAATATCCCGTGAGAGGCCTATACCAAGCTCTTGCCATTGCTGCTATGTGTGTTCAAGAGCAGCCTAATATGCGGCCTGTAATAGTTGATGTGGTTACAGCTCTAAATTACCTAGCTTCTCAGAAGTATGATCCACAACTTCATCCTGCACAAACCTCTAGAAGAAGTCCACCTTCTCAGATAATGAAAAGGGATGATGATGCTCATAGACATATTTTAAGCATGGAGCATGAGACAGACAGATCTTAA
- the LOC100811821 gene encoding probable serine/threonine-protein kinase PBL5 isoform X1 produces MGWFCCQGKSSKKSVAEEDYRDSLDQKPTNFTATDSVKVDFKVNGNKEDGSKGDQLALDVKSLNLKEEVSQDRKDNGNRAQTFSFNELEAATGNFRVDCFLGEGGFGKVYKGHLERINQVVAIKQLDPNGLQGIREFVVEVLTLSLADHTNLVKLIGFCAEGEQRLLVYEYMPLGSLEDHLLGKFYHLKFSYIVSSILYQWLVSFPLPIVLDIRPGRKPLDWNTRMKIAAGAARGLEYLHDKMKPPVIYRDLKCSNILLGEGYHPKLSDFGLAKVGPSGDKTHVSTRVMGTYGYCAPDYAMTGQLTFKSDIYSFGVVLLELITGRKAIDHTKPAKEQNLIAWARPLFRDRRKFSRMVDPLLEGQYPVRGLYQALAIAAMCVQEQPNMRPVIVDVVTALNYLASQKYDPQLHPAQTSRRSPPSQIMKRDDDAHRHILSMEHETDRS; encoded by the exons ATGGGTTGGTTTTGTTGCCAAGGGAAATCAAGCAAAAAATCGGTTGCCGAAGAAGACTACCGCGACAGCCTCGACCAGAAACCCACCAATTTCACCGCgacag ATAGCGTAAAAGTTGATTTCAAAGTGAATGGGAATAAGGAAGATGGTTCTAAAGGTGATCAACTTGCTCTGGACGTGAAgagtttaaatttgaaagagGAGGTTTCTCAGGATAGAAAAGATAATGGCAATCGGGCACAGACATTCAGTTTTAATGAACTTGAAGCTGCGACCGGAAATTTTAGGGTGGATTGCTTTTTGGGTGAAGGAGGCTTTGGCAAGGTTTACAAGGGACACTTGGAGAGAATTAACCAG GTTGTAGCTATAAAGCAACTTGACCCTAACGGACTTCAAGGGATTCGTGAATTTGTTGTTGAAGTGTTGACATTGAGTTTGGCAGACCACACTAATCTTGTGAAGTTGATTGGATTTTGTGCTGAGGGAGAGCAGAGGCTATTAGTTTATGAGTACATGCCATTAGGATCTTTGGAGGACCATTTGCTTGGTAAATTCTATCACctcaaattttcatatattgtCAGCAGCATTCTTTATCAATGGCTCGTCTCATTTCCTCTTCCCATTGTCCTAGATATTCGACCAGGTAGAAAACCACTTGATTGGAACACAAGAATGAAAATAGCAGCTGGCGCAGCTAGGGGTTTGGAGTATCTGCATGATAAAATGAAGCCTCCTGTAATATATCGTGACTTGAAATGTTCTAACATTTTGTTAGGAGAGGGATATCATCCTAAATTGTCCGATTTTGGCTTGGCAAAAGTAGGCCCAAGTGGTGATAAGACCCATGTTTCAACTAGGGTTATGGGCACATATGGGTATTGTGCCCCAGATTATGCAATGACAGGTCAGTTGACATTCAAGTCAGATATTTACAGCTTCGGGGTTGTTCTTTTGGAGCTTATTACAGGCCGGAAAGCCATTGACCATACAAAACCTGCCAAAGAACAAAATCTAATTGCATGG GCAAGACCCTTGTTCAGGGACAGGAGGAAATTTTCACGAATGGTTGACCCATTACTTGAAGGTCAATATCCCGTGAGAGGCCTATACCAAGCTCTTGCCATTGCTGCTATGTGTGTTCAAGAGCAGCCTAATATGCGGCCTGTAATAGTTGATGTGGTTACAGCTCTAAATTACCTAGCTTCTCAGAAGTATGATCCACAACTTCATCCTGCACAAACCTCTAGAAGAAGTCCACCTTCTCAGATAATGAAAAGGGATGATGATGCTCATAGACATATTTTAAGCATGGAGCATGAGACAGACAGATCTTAA